In Methanosarcina barkeri MS, a single window of DNA contains:
- a CDS encoding DUF1673 family protein, with translation MAFSETVRKLMGWCPACKKTTQQTKRFYDFANTATIPGKTVNILEFQTTNVIFSANTFLFILLFVICFNLLMTHVEDISLFLVGLLLLNIPCYLLVLKTFEAAVLVDGSGIHLQAFRLKKLDIPYEEIERITSYRLEKRSKEMSLLLRIGEIAFCGFVVYMAVVKGEWKIPLLLVSLLPLILFAARKQKTQLENLNMQLYIKTKHKKWYEWDSYYSLITDENSAAEIKSSIERHL, from the coding sequence ATGGCTTTTTCTGAAACTGTCCGGAAGTTGATGGGCTGGTGCCCAGCCTGCAAGAAAACAACACAGCAGACAAAACGATTCTACGACTTTGCGAACACAGCCACAATTCCTGGGAAAACAGTAAACATCTTGGAATTCCAAACCACAAACGTGATCTTCTCTGCAAATACATTTCTATTTATTTTGCTTTTTGTAATATGCTTCAACTTGCTTATGACTCATGTAGAAGATATTTCTCTCTTCTTGGTCGGTCTCCTCTTGCTTAACATTCCTTGTTACTTATTAGTTCTCAAAACCTTCGAGGCGGCAGTTCTGGTAGATGGATCAGGAATACACCTCCAGGCCTTTAGATTAAAGAAGCTTGACATTCCTTATGAAGAAATTGAAAGAATAACATCATACAGGCTTGAAAAGCGTTCAAAGGAAATGTCCCTTCTCCTGAGAATTGGAGAAATTGCTTTCTGCGGATTTGTGGTCTATATGGCTGTAGTAAAAGGGGAATGGAAAATACCTCTGCTATTGGTCTCACTGCTTCCCCTCATTCTATTTGCAGCGAGAAAGCAAAAAACCCAATTAGAGAATTTGAATATGCAGCTATATATCAAGACCAAACACAAAAAATGGTACGAATGGGATTCTTACTATTCATTGATCACGGATGAAAACTCGGCTGCAGAGATTAAATCATCTATTGAAAGGCATTTGTAA
- a CDS encoding DUF1673 family protein, with protein MSRESRYINKLMGWCPVCKNMVPKIESPFISENLIPASRKTGNLPEPRTSNVVFPANISLIMIFLMTSFNLLLLLKYLWGMPLFLAVLFLLSCSCYLLALKTYDSAVLVDEVGVHLQAFIFKKLILYNNIKSVTVTRINKKSKKIYIPLIILGFATCGFLSYMAVVKGEWNIFLLFVSLFPFVFITEWKQKTRFWNGNTRLHIKTRHKKWHKWTWASYNSMITDEASATEIKSSIERHL; from the coding sequence ATGAGCCGGGAGTCCAGATATATAAATAAGCTGATGGGATGGTGCCCGGTTTGCAAGAATATGGTACCGAAAATAGAATCCCCATTTATCTCTGAAAATTTGATACCAGCTTCCAGAAAAACAGGAAATCTCCCGGAACCCCGAACTTCAAATGTAGTTTTTCCTGCAAACATATCTCTAATAATGATATTTCTTATGACAAGTTTCAACCTGCTCCTATTACTGAAATATCTGTGGGGCATGCCCCTCTTTCTGGCAGTTCTTTTCCTGCTCAGCTGTTCTTGTTATTTGTTAGCTCTCAAGACCTACGACTCGGCAGTTCTGGTAGACGAAGTGGGGGTCCACTTGCAGGCTTTCATATTTAAAAAGCTAATACTTTATAATAATATAAAAAGTGTAACAGTTACCAGGATTAATAAAAAATCAAAGAAAATATACATTCCTCTGATTATTTTAGGATTTGCCACTTGCGGATTCTTGAGCTACATGGCTGTAGTAAAAGGAGAATGGAATATATTTCTACTATTCGTTTCCCTGTTTCCCTTTGTATTTATCACGGAATGGAAGCAAAAAACCCGATTTTGGAATGGAAATACACGGCTTCATATAAAAACCAGACACAAAAAGTGGCATAAGTGGACCTGGGCCTCTTACAATTCCATGATCACGGATGAAGCCTCGGCTACAGAGATAAAATCATCTATTGAAAGGCATCTGTGA
- a CDS encoding DUF1673 domain-containing protein, protein MSNKTFVFDQIKKLMGWCPNAKALEAETRISSANFEVNDLSGRKKASPTVPSQHSRLDTQLLLLPIFFTPVYTNLFLKGINTETFLLGLSLSLPIYLLGWKKQMHQYDAVKRNPVISPSFRKTFACVLLFLFLGFTLLMAFLPYISSHAAHLLNDQALDSFVSGTLVLMWSFYFQLIYWERKNHMKMYMKRKKGQQKLYVLGEKGEEL, encoded by the coding sequence ATGTCCAATAAGACTTTTGTTTTTGATCAGATCAAAAAGCTGATGGGTTGGTGCCCTAATGCAAAAGCACTTGAAGCTGAAACCCGAATTAGTTCTGCTAATTTTGAAGTAAACGATCTATCAGGAAGGAAAAAAGCAAGTCCGACAGTTCCAAGCCAGCATTCCAGGCTTGATACCCAACTCCTACTGCTACCGATTTTCTTTACTCCTGTTTATACAAACCTATTTCTAAAAGGTATAAATACAGAGACTTTCCTTCTTGGCCTTTCACTTTCTTTACCGATCTATTTGCTCGGCTGGAAAAAACAGATGCATCAATACGATGCCGTGAAAAGAAATCCTGTCATTTCTCCTTCCTTTAGAAAAACATTTGCCTGTGTGCTCTTATTCCTATTTTTGGGTTTCACTTTGCTCATGGCTTTCTTGCCCTATATCTCGTCTCATGCAGCTCATCTTCTTAATGATCAGGCACTGGACTCTTTCGTATCAGGAACTCTTGTTCTTATGTGGAGCTTCTATTTCCAGCTAATTTACTGGGAGAGGAAAAACCATATGAAAATGTATATGAAAAGAAAAAAGGGACAGCAAAAGTTGTATGTCCTTGGAGAAAAGGGGGAAGAACTATGA
- a CDS encoding DUF1673 domain-containing protein: MTMNVFTKSIRKLMGWCPNARTSETRQHINFEIFESGIPDREKGDNVDQKNPGWLRKTSAYTILINILFTLAYLLAINHLGLNLAFLLAGFFISVAVIVFDWKKQMRRYDTLAQKHICDNSFMKKVSQIMNLIFYAFLFYWIFSGDVERNHSMQVIISFMSGFLVVMWLSYFQLIYWQKMNHKTIYFDKSYGKWKKSYIIRESK; encoded by the coding sequence ATGACAATGAATGTATTCACAAAAAGTATAAGGAAACTGATGGGCTGGTGTCCTAATGCCAGAACATCTGAAACCAGACAGCACATTAACTTTGAAATTTTTGAATCTGGTATCCCGGATAGAGAAAAAGGAGATAATGTGGATCAAAAAAATCCCGGATGGCTTCGGAAAACGAGTGCTTACACTATCCTGATTAACATTTTATTTACACTTGCATATCTCCTGGCGATTAATCACCTGGGTCTAAATCTAGCCTTTTTACTTGCAGGATTTTTCATTTCTGTAGCAGTTATTGTCTTTGACTGGAAGAAGCAGATGCGCAGATACGACACTCTCGCACAGAAACACATTTGTGATAACTCCTTCATGAAAAAAGTATCTCAAATAATGAATCTAATTTTTTATGCATTTCTTTTTTATTGGATTTTTTCTGGAGATGTGGAAAGGAACCATTCTATGCAAGTAATAATTTCATTTATGAGTGGTTTCCTAGTCGTAATGTGGCTTAGCTATTTCCAGCTAATATATTGGCAGAAAATGAACCACAAAACAATTTATTTCGACAAAAGTTATGGAAAGTGGAAAAAGTCATACATAATTCGGGAGAGTAAATAA